The following proteins are co-located in the Apium graveolens cultivar Ventura chromosome 5, ASM990537v1, whole genome shotgun sequence genome:
- the LOC141660568 gene encoding uncharacterized protein LOC141660568 — MSPGRRTTRFNVPVERPQSTNDVPDENTEGHTRSAQARSEQNMSYKPRKATRGLGTSKIAKAASSGKLSVIFDADCLQLICANAEMFNNEIGFIVRNHATFHYKEWRLVPEAVRAPLRHYLLENFDINLSDMTTIKCIDDQMRRSWKNYKYKLHSHLKSIGGENDVEMAKKKRHPELKDDQQNDWEMLCDRWYTNEFKEKALKKF; from the exons ATGTCACCTGGACGCCGAACCACACGATTTAATGTACCAGTTGAACGACCTCAATCAACAAATGATGTTCCGGATGAAAATACTGAAGGTCACACAAGATCTGCACAAGCGCGATCTG AACAAAATATGTCGTACAAACCACGTAAAGCAACTCGTGGCTTAGGAACTTCCAAGATTGCCAAGGCAGCCTCGAGTGGGAAGTTATCTGTGATTTTTGATGCAGATTGTCTTCAACTTATTTGTGCAAATGCAGagatgttcaataatgaaatagGATTTATTGTCCGCAATCATGCCACATTTCATTACAAAGAGTGGAGACTAGTTCCAGAGGCTGTGAGAGCACCGTTGAGACATTATTTGTTG GAAAATTTTGACATTAACTTGTCAGACATGACAACTATAAAATGTATTGATGATCAAATGAGGAGATCATGGAAGAATTACAAATATAAATTACACTCACATTTGAAAAGCATTGGAGGAGAAAACGATGTTGAAATGGCTAAGAAAAAACGTCATCCAGAGTTAAAAGATGACCAACAAAATGATTGGGAGATGTTGTGTGATCGCTGGTACACAAATGAATTTAAG GAAAAGGCActaaaaaaattctga